Proteins from a genomic interval of Dermacentor variabilis isolate Ectoservices chromosome 8, ASM5094787v1, whole genome shotgun sequence:
- the LOC142590810 gene encoding uncharacterized protein LOC142590810, producing the protein MNLRSDAGSPTVAVLDVKLPPFWTGDPEFWFVQVESQFAARRITADSTKYHHVVGSLPPVTASEVRDLLLTPPAESAYQTLKETLIRRVTPTEPERLQQLLREAELGDRRPSQLLRHMQQLAGGATASDGRLCGNCSCKGSPKAYE; encoded by the coding sequence ATGAACCTGCGAAGCGACGCCGGCAGCCCCACGGTAGCCGTACTTGATGTCAAGCTACCTCCATTTTGGACTGGCGACCCGGAATTTTGGTTCGTGCAAGTTGAGTCACAGTTCGCTGCACGCCGCATCACTGCTGACAGCACCAAATACCACCACGTGGTGGGCAGCCTCCCGCCTGTGACGGCCAGCGAGGTGCGGGACCTACTGCTAACACCACCCGCAGAGAGCGCCTACCAGACGCTAAAAGAGACACTGATTCGCCGTGTCACACCTACAGAGCCGGAGCGTCTCCAGCAGCTACTGCGGGAGGCCGAACTTGGCGACCGCCGACCCAGCCAGTTGCTACGCCACATGCAACAACTGGCCGGCGGCGCGACAGCAAGTGACGGCCGTTTGTGCGGGAACTGTTCCTGCAAAGGCTCCCCAAAAGCGTACGAATAG